From one Bacteroidales bacterium genomic stretch:
- a CDS encoding polysaccharide pyruvyl transferase family protein, translating into MDRRQFIRQTGSLAISTVLFSQISCSTGKKAPTILVVSGWQDVNIGDIAHTPGLLHILENAFSDAKIILWKRSKSEKVEVLLKKNFPAIDIIYGNVDKEYNVDSEEVKKAVESADIFIHGSGPSVVAASNLEFWAKHTDKPFGIYGTTIEHISEKLAALLKKASFIFTRETASIEKLRQAGITGQHIMFAPDATFYLDIWDDEKALAFMKKNGLEEGKFICVIPRLRKTPYWEIRKTSQTEEEIRKITELNNKWKEIDHAKARMAIVAWVRETGMKVVLCPEMTYEVGLFDELLYNPLPDDVKPFVVKHDYWLPDEAMSLYARMHTLLSFECHSPIMAIRCGKPTFYLRQPQDTIKGQMYYDLGLSDWVFEIEETTGEQITGRLMEVYGNYDGALKKVSDTMEKVENCYVKANKIVKEVISSR; encoded by the coding sequence ATCGCAGGCAATTTATCAGACAAACAGGCTCCTTAGCCATTAGTACGGTTCTTTTTTCTCAGATATCGTGTTCTACCGGTAAAAAGGCACCTACCATCCTGGTGGTATCCGGGTGGCAGGATGTGAATATCGGGGATATAGCCCATACTCCGGGATTATTGCATATACTGGAAAACGCCTTTTCTGATGCAAAAATCATCCTTTGGAAAAGAAGTAAAAGCGAGAAGGTGGAAGTGCTCTTAAAAAAGAATTTTCCGGCCATAGATATTATTTACGGTAACGTGGACAAGGAATACAACGTAGACAGTGAGGAAGTGAAAAAAGCCGTCGAATCGGCCGATATTTTCATTCATGGATCGGGCCCCAGCGTAGTTGCAGCATCAAACCTGGAATTTTGGGCAAAACATACCGATAAGCCTTTCGGTATCTACGGTACCACCATCGAACATATTTCCGAGAAACTGGCCGCTCTCCTGAAAAAAGCTTCATTTATCTTTACACGGGAAACCGCCTCCATAGAAAAACTCCGTCAGGCCGGCATAACAGGACAACACATCATGTTTGCCCCGGACGCTACATTTTATCTGGATATTTGGGATGACGAAAAAGCGTTGGCCTTTATGAAAAAAAACGGGCTGGAAGAAGGAAAGTTCATTTGTGTGATTCCCCGCTTACGCAAAACGCCATATTGGGAGATACGCAAGACTTCACAAACCGAAGAAGAGATCAGGAAGATTACCGAGTTAAATAATAAATGGAAAGAGATCGATCACGCCAAAGCCCGTATGGCAATTGTTGCCTGGGTGAGGGAAACAGGGATGAAAGTTGTGTTGTGTCCCGAAATGACTTACGAAGTCGGTTTATTTGATGAGTTACTATACAATCCTTTGCCGGATGATGTGAAGCCATTCGTTGTCAAGCATGATTATTGGCTTCCCGATGAAGCCATGTCTCTTTACGCCCGTATGCATACCCTGCTCAGTTTCGAGTGTCATTCACCCATTATGGCCATCCGTTGCGGAAAACCGACATTCTATCTTCGCCAGCCTCAGGATACCATTAAAGGACAGATGTATTATGATCTGGGATTATCCGACTGGGTGTTTGAAATAGAGGAAACCACCGGCGAGCAGATCACCGGCCGTCTGATGGAAGTATACGGTAATTATGACGGAGCACTGAAAAAAGTGTCGGATACAATGGAAAAAGTAGAAAATTGTTATGTAAAAGCGAATAAAATAGTAAAAGAAGTGATCAGTAGCCGATGA